The genomic interval TTGAAGAACCGACGAATCGACTTTGGCGCTCATTCGACTGCAATATTTCAGCCTTCGTTCCTTCTCGGGACTGAGGCCATGGGCAACGGCAAAGCGAGAAATCTCTTCGGGTACTTGCCTGGAAATGAGGCCCTTACCTCCCGCCACCCCGATATCTGGATGGGAACGTAAAGCCGATTTTATGGCTCCGCATGTAACAGTGGTGGTTCCAGATGAGTGCCAATCAAAACCTAACACACAAGATAATGCCTGGAACCAAAATGGATCAGCCATCCTTTTTACCAACTCGGCAGCTCCATATTCTTTTATGATAACTTCAGATATACCAGCACTTAATTTCACCATACGGTTGAACAACCATGCAGGAGCCTCGCCTCCATGCAAAGGCAATTCGGTTATTCCTATGCGAGGCATACCTTATCACTTCACATTGATTTACAACATTGACTTACAAATGTGTTACCATGGGCTGATTGAAAATGGCTAAGGCATGAACATCACGGTGGTACTGGTAGGTAATTTTTTCCTCAACTCTTGTAAATGGGGATAGTAGAAAATTATTAAATCTTCTGTATCTGGCTCACGGTCTAAGACTCTGGCAATGACTTTTACCTCTATTTTCCCTGTTACTTTCCAAGCGTTTCTATCTTCACCAGCTTCGGTCATTACTAAGATAGGTAGCCGTAATTTGCCTCTCTCCTCAAGAGGAATTATAGTAGTCAGGTATTCGAGTTCTTTCCTATCTATAATATAGCGATTACCATCCTTTCCGCAATAATAGGTCTCCTTTTCTTTTAACAATTCCTCCAACGAACGCTTTTGCACAGGTAGATGCATATTCATACTGGAGACGAATTTCTGGAAAGTGCGATCATCGAACACGATTAGCATATTCTCGCTTAACCATACAATATTGTTTCGTC from Methanomassiliicoccales archaeon carries:
- a CDS encoding DUF61 family protein is translated as MFDDRTFQKFVSSMNMHLPVQKRSLEELLKEKETYYCGKDGNRYIIDRKELEYLTTIIPLEERGKLRLPILVMTEAGEDRNAWKVTGKIEVKVIARVLDREPDTEDLIIFYYPHLQELRKKLPTSTTVMFMP